DNA sequence from the Orcinus orca chromosome 2, mOrcOrc1.1, whole genome shotgun sequence genome:
TAaactaataatgaaaataaaaaaggcagaATCACTGTCTGATCACGATGTTCTTATTCTGAATTGTATTTGGAACAAAAAAAGTACACATCCTGGAATAACAGCAACTGATGTTAATTCAGTAAAAGGTAAGTATCAGAGCATGAACCCTTtgggttgaaagtaaaagaaccTTAAGTAACGAGAGGACCTTATCAAGGAGCCTGAGTTAACCCTGACATGGAATTTAAGGACCGGAAGTTAGGCCAAGGACTGGGAATCCATCTGGACTTACGTCTTTGCCACCCTGCACATCTCTGTCCGTTTTCTCTTGCTTTGCAGACAGGTGGACTCTGAATTTGTTTGTCTCTCGTGAAGTGACCTCTAGAGACTGACCAGCACCTCAGTCTAAAGACCCCGAAGAGAGAACCTAATTGGTCCAACTGGGGTCGTGTGACTAGTTATGGCCAGAGGGGCACAGTGCCCTAGGGGACGTGCCTAGGGGACGAAAGGGGACGTTCTCTGAAGGGGGCTGGGAAGGCATTCAAAGTGTTTACTACAATACGACTTTCATCAGCGCATCCCCCTAGACCCTCTTCCATTAAACAGGCATTTTTATCTGCATCACAGGTAGATATGGTTATTTTCTGGTGCATCTCTGCCCACTCCTTGCTTCACATCTATGCTCCAGCAACAAAGAATTGCTTGTAGTCCCAACTACCCATCTTCTACTTACCACCCATATGCCCCCGTGCGATCAATGAATTTCACGCCTAAGTTCCTGTGGTCCTCTGTGCTTGTAATGGTCCCCTCccaattctttcattctttaggCGTCATGGCAGATGTCACTGCTTGCAGCAGACCTTCTGGACTTGCTTCCCTTCCTGGGCTAGTTATCGCTGCTGTCTGTACGCATCATAACTGTGCACATCATCTCCATCATCCCTTGTTTGTGATTTACCATGTAGGTTCTGGCATCTTTTGGACCCCGCAAGCTGTGAGCCTGGCCTACAGTGGGCGCTCCAAAATAGTTGAATGAATATGCTCGAAAAGTTTCCTGTTGGCTAATAATGGACTCTCTAGAGTTAAAAGAGAGTGTGTCATTACAGGACAAGTATTGTCTGCATAAACCCCTTAGAGCTGTTAACTTGTCAAATACTCACATGTCAGGAAGTACCAACCAAACCTCCCCTCGGGACCTGCTGGGCAGCCCCCCACTTAAGAAACGCCCGCTGCTGCTTACCTGGTGCCCTAACCAGTTTAACTGCCTCTTAAAACTTCTGCTGGGCTGGCGCTCCTCTCCTTTTAGACGCAATTTTGATCCAGTGAGGTAATGCGCAGAACATCagtttatgaaattattttattttttctgcatatacactttatttttcaaaggcaATTTCATTAACTACATCCTGCAGCTCTGTGGACTTACAACATTAATTTACAAGGTTGGCCTTGATTTTCAGTcgagacatatatatgtatgtgtgtatatatatacacacacaaaaatatatgtatacaaaaaaatatatagagatatatatatttttcttcttagtctTAATTTCTGCACTCTTCAGTCCTCAAGGGTTTGACTGCTTCTCCTGCCTTAGCATTAAATGCGCCTTTCCCCCTCGCCCCACCCCTTGACATTTTATCAGGTAGCAAAAAGCTGGCTGATCCTAAAAGGAAATTTTGCAAATGGTTGACTTTTGTTAACCCCAGgtttgggagggaggggagaaaagagcTTCCCTCAGATAAGAGTTTTAAACTGAATTTCCTctccacaaaaatagaaaaacaacagcaaccCTCCCAGGACCGCCTTTGGGCACTTTGTGGCGGGCAACCCCCCAAGTCCTAGTAAGTGAATTAGCATCTCAGAAGGGCGCTCCCCGCGGGGCTGGCACTGATCAGGGTCAGCCGGTGTGTTTGCCGGCGACTGTTCGGGGGGGTGGTTAATTGAGTGTCAGTCTCGGCCAGTGTCGTCTCGCTGGCGCCGGGCGCTTTTGGATTTGCTAATTCTCGTTAAGTGTCTGTGGCCGGCTACTCGTCCCGTCTACCCGGGAGAACTCGGCGGCCCCTGCAGATCGACAGCCTGTCTGGGCCTTATTGATCACTCGGCTGGGCGGACGCGCggaaggggcggggggagggctgAACGTGCCCCCTTCCCGCCCGGACGCCCTCCCCGGGCGCGCGCCGGCCCGCGGGGCCCACGCCGGGGGCCGCCCCCGCTCCCCCGAGCTCCCGAGGCGCGCCGCGCGACGGGAGGGTCCGAAGGCGGCCGCGCGGGTCACTCGCGAGTTTCGGGGAACGACAAGGAAGCCACGCGCTGGCGCACGCCGGCCCGAGGCAGCGCAGTGAGGGTCACGGAGGCGGGGGCCCGAGGCATGGCCTGAGGCCCGGCTCAACCAGCCGCTCCCGAAGGTCACGGGCGCGCGGCCTCCGCGAGGGGGAGCGCGGGAGACGGCCGGCGCCCTCCGCAGCCCAGACGCCGGCGCCGCTCGGAGCCGCGGGGCAGCGCCCTCAGCccgcgcccggccccgccccctggcTGCGGGAGGAGCGGCTGGAGCCTGGCGGCCAATCGGACGGCGCCGGcgcggccggggcggggcggcgcCGGCCGGCTCCCAGCGCGGGGCGCTATTTACGGCGAGGAGCCGGCCTGATCCGGGCGGGTGTAGGCGGCAGCTCGCGGCGGGCGGTGTTTGCGCGCTCCGGCGCTCGCGCCTTCGCCGAGTGGCCAGCCGAACGCGGGGAACGGAGCCGGGCGCCCACTCCGACCGCCGCGCCGAGCGGGCGGAGCGGAGGAGCGCGCCTTGCGGAGTCGGACCCTGCCCCGCGCGCCCTCCAGCCGCGCTCCATGCTCCGGCCGCGGCCCGGCCCCGCGCCCCGGGCAGCACCCATGCCCTGCACGCGCCGGGAGCCGTAGGCTGCAGCTGCGCCGCGGCTCCGGGAGCCGGCGGGGGCGCCGCGGCCGTGGGGGGCGTCCATGGATCGTCACTCCAGCTACATCTTCATCTGGCTGCAGCTCGAACTCTGCGCCATGGCCGTGCTGCTCACCAAAGGTGGGTGCCCGCCGGCCAGCCGGCTGGGCGCGCGCTCGCCGGGGAGGGCCACGGGGTCCCGGGGCGCCCGCCGCCAGGGCTTTGTTAGCGGCGGGAGAGGTGGCCTCCCTCGCGGGGCCCGCAGGTCGCGACAAGTTGCCCGTCCTTAGAAGTCGCGGCGGTGGCTTCGCGGCCGCCCCCGGGTGTCCCGGGCCCGACGCGCGGAGGTGGAGTGACAGCCTGCGGGCGAGTGGTTGTCAGTGTTTGTACAGGTCGGCCCGTCGTGAACTTCCGATCGCTGCAGCCGGGGAGCGGGGCCCGAGTGTGGGGCGGAGGCGGCCGGGAGGGACGGCGGACCCCGCCCCCGTCGCCCAGTGCCCGCGTGTGCGCGTCTCCGTCGTGAGTGTGTGTCTCGGTGGTCTGCGCGGCTCTGTATTTGAGTGTGTCTCTGCTGCGAGTGCGTGTCTGTATTGCAGTGTCTCTGtccgtgagtgtgtgtgtgtcttcgaGCGAGGGTGCTTGTGAGCCCGCGAGCGTGTGTGCCGTCCgaggggtgtgcgtgtgtgcaggAGTGTGGGCTGTGTTGCTTCTCAGGGGTTGGGAGGTGGGGGCTCTGTCAGCGGTCGTGTTTCCCACTCACCTCATATTTTATAAAcgctactcaaaaaaaaaagcagcggtcagtttctttttttccctgcaggCTTTCGCCGTTTAGGTCGAAATAACCCAAACAACTGCCTCTGGGTTTCAAGGTCCCCCAGCCTCCCTCGCCAGGAACTCTCCCTGCTGTTTGCTCTGCGAACAGATACTTTTTTAGAAAATAGGAAGCATTTTTAGCTTTCTCCACCCCGCATCCCACGCCCCCTTTCCTCTAATTGCCATGTAGCAGGCATGAGGTTGAAGGATACGCCAGGCCAGCAAGGATGATGTGCTacagtatttatttactttgcaaGGAAGGCTGTAATCAACCCTAAATAACAGCCCTCGCGGGGTGCAGAGGGGAGCCTCCTGGCCCTATCAAAGGCCGGCCAAACGGGGCCGGACTGCGGCTGACATAAGTCGCAGATACCGAAACTATGTGCCTGATAATGATATAATTAGGGGATCAGAGGTTTCTGACTGCTGCGGACTTCAAACGCTTTGGAAGAAGCCCGCAGTCTCTCCTGTAGCCGTCCGGACTGAAGCAGACATTTTTGTTTAATCACCACATACAGTAACTAGAAAGGGGGGCAGACAGAAGAGCATTGTTCCCTGTTTCAAAATACCAGTCCCCTCCTGGCCTTCCACGTGCCACAGGAAGAAACTTTATGAAACGGCAGAAATAGAGTTTTAATACAGTAACACAAAAGTCCATTCAACTTGCTCCAATGTggctccaatttaaaaaaaaaaagttgttagaGCTTTCCTAGTTACCTGTCAAGATTTTATTAGACTGTTTTAGGTCACTGAAAATACAGTCTTTCAAACAGGCTCTCGTAAACACTGAGGCAGCCTTCTACTTGTGTTCAGCTGTTTTTCTGCACGAGGTCTGAAGTGACTGGGATCAAAACTGActtttaatctgttttatgtCTACTTTCAATCTGTCTGTGGAAATTGTCAGACTTAGGGATCTGCAGTCATCACCACTTAAGACCAGTGAGCTTTATGCGAAAGAGCGAGAGCCTTGGAAGGAGTAAAGAGCTGCTGCGAAGCAGGCTTCTGACCGGAAGGTCCTGCTTACTGGAGAAGGGACCTGGGCCCAGACCGGGACAGCAGCAGGACAGGACGGGAGCAAGACCTCCGGCTTTGCGGGGTGGCACCCAGGTTGCCAAAGATCTGTGTTTACTTGGCTGCATTTTTAGACCTGAAGCATTAGCAGATGCCGGTGAAGGCTGAGCGCTCGGTCCGGTGGCCTGGAATTTGGACAGATAGTTAAATGAGACCTCTTACTCGGGCACTcgcgggaggagggaggaagaaaggcgAGGCTGGGAAGAGGTTTGTAAAGCGGTAGTGCCCCGTGTCGGTGTTGGTGTTCAATTTCAGGGCGGCGGTTTCTGTAACCAGGCCGAACttcagaggaggaagctggggagAGGTGTGTACCCGAGTTCAGTTCACAGCAGCTTCAGCCGTGGCAGGTGACAGTGGCCGCGGTCCACCGGGTCAGATAGCGTGTGAGCGAGCGCTCCCAGAGCCAGATAATTTCAACGAGAAGTTGACGTGGAAGCCTCAGATCTTGCGCTGTGACTTGCAACTCACAAACTGAGTTTTATAAAGGAAACTTTTAATCACTTCCCACAGAAAAATTTGAGGTTTCCTTAAGGATTTTTCATTCAACCAGCAGAGGTTTTTCTGTTTCAGTGTTTCCCCTTTTAGATCCCATGTTGAATTACATAAAACTGGGGAgtctggggcggggggggtggtGAGCCTTGCAGTTTtaccccctcctccctgctcccagttTTATGACTTTCCATTTGGGCTGAAAGAAACTGACTTTGGCAAGCAAACCACTAATTGTAAAGTGCCTAGTTCCTGTTTTACAGCATACTGACTAAAAGCTCCCCGGCATGCAGAGATCTTTATAGGCAAAGTTTGCCTTTTCTAGAGAGGTTGCAAATAGCTACCCAGTTTCATAGTTTTCAGCCCCCCCGACCGGAGCAACTTCTAGATTGCTGTGTTTCTGGTTAGTAGCTTTACGAGATGTTAGCTAAGGCTCTTGCGTCTCGGTGCAGCCCTTTGAGGTAGTAACCGACTCAGCAGCTGCAATGGAATACGTACACTGACAGAATCTCAAAGCGTAGCGTTTCACGTTGTACGGTCGCGTAGGATTAACTGAGTAAATAATGTAATTTACCTTTTACGGTGGGAGAAATTATGGGGGTGATTATTTTGCTTCAGAAACAAAAGTGTTATTTTTCATTATCCGCTAACTTATCCTAAATTGAACTTTTCTCTGCTACGTGGATTAATATATTTCTAAGATGATATTTCCCTGGCTTGGGATCCAAGCACCGGCTTGCACAAAGGGCTTTCCCCGTCCACGCGGACTGCCCTTCGAAGCCCTCAGCTGAATATTCTCTAAAGTGAGTGTCTTTGAGATCGGGGGTTGAGCAGTTGCTTACGTGGATGCCTTATCTGGTCTCTGAAGCCGTCTGATGCAGTTTCCCCTTGTTTGCAGGTGAAATCAGATGCTACTGCGATGCCGCCCACTGCGTGGCTACTGGTTACATGTGTAAATCGGAGCTGAGCGCCTGCTTCTCCAAACTTCTTGATCCTCAGAACACAAATTCCCCTCTCACGCACGGCTGCCTGGACTCTCTCGCAAGCACAGCAGATGTCTGCCAAGCCAGACAGGTCCACAACCACTCTGGCAGCGCTGCGCCCACGCTGGAGTGCTGCCACGAGGACATGTGCAATTACAGGGGGCTGCAGGACGTCCTCGCCCCTCCCAAGGGGGAGGCCTCAGGTAGGGAGAAGCCCTCTGACCGAGCCCTTGCCTGGTCTCTACTGATTTTGTTGTTAATGTAATCGGGGATAGCAGAGGGAGAAGCACAGCTGGATGCAAGGGGCATCTCTACTGGGTAGCTTTCGTGTCCGCGTGAGCGTTAGATGTCTGTCTGCGTAATaggttttgcctgtttttccaACATTTTGAAGCCACTAAGAGACCATTACTAATCAGTAATGACAGTTCGAAAACAAGTGTTTTTGGAAGCTTCTCTGCCACACTGGCAGCATTTCTGTTCTAAATATTGATTGAATTGTAAGCTTCTCTTTAATGGGGTACCACGTTGAAAACGGAGGGGTGCCCGCAAACGTCTCCAGGAGGGCTTGATCGTTTTGCTTGTGTTCCTTTAGGACAAGGGAACAGGTATCAGCATGATGGGAGCAGAAACCTCATCACCAAGGTGCAGGAGCTGACGTCCTCCAAAGAGCTGTGGTTCCGGGCGGCGGTGATCGCCGTTCCCATCGCCGGGGGGCTGATCCTAGTGTTGCTGATTATGTTGGCCCTGAGGATGCTGCGGAGCGAGAGCAAGAGGCTGCAGGACCAGCGGCAGCAGATGCTGTCGCGTTTGCACTACAGCTTTCACGGACACCACTCCAAAAAGGGGCAGGTGGCAAAGCTAGACTTGGAGTGCATGGTGCCCGTGACCGGCCATGAGAACTGCTGTTTGACCTGCGACAAGACGAGACAGGCTGACCTCAGCCACGACCGGATCCTGTCGCTCGTGCACTGGGGCATGTACAGTGGGCACGGGAAGCTGGAGTTCGTATGACGGGGTCTCACGGAACTGGACCTCTGGGGCCCTTTGAGTTCTGCTGGCCGGGAGCActttatctgaagaaaaacaaactcGCGTCATGACCTTCGAGAGATAGAATGACCTCTGCAAACAGAATCTTGGATATTTCTTCTGAAGGATTATTTGCACAGACTTAAATACAGTCAAAATGTATTATTtgctttaaaagtataaaaagcaaagagaagactCTGTACACTGTTACCAGGGTTATTTGCATCCAGAGGGAGCTGGAATCGAGTACCTAAATAAAAGAACGTGTGCTCTGTGTAAGCTCCTACATCCTGATTTATCATagaggttaaaaaatatatatatatatatatatattttttttttgtctgaaattTTGCGGTGTCGtcataaattaaaaactaagCAGGAAGGGTAAGGAACTACGTATTAATGATACAGATGAAGGCCCGTCATCGCCCAGAGTAGGGTCTCAACCATAGATTTTGGcttaactttttcatttttattatttttttaaacaagaccAAGATCTCGTTTTTTCTTACGTGGCACGTGTGTCATTTTCTTACAGTGTGGAGAATTTCTAAATGTGTACTGCCCATCATTCAGTGTCTTACCCACAATTTTTGGTGAGGATAATGCTGGTTTTTAACTTTCATCTAATAGAAATCAGAAACTTATTTATACCAGGTCAGATATCACTGACCAATTTCGGAAGTTGCCTTAGCAAAGAGTGGTATTTAGCAACTTGATCTAGGTGCTCtggaatatgtttttaaatgtgtctACCTCcgatcaaaaaaggaaaaaaagcttttACTAAATGAAACTTCGTTTTGGTAAAGTTAGTCACTGTCTACTTTTACTTCTTAATTCATCAGTTTATTCTGTCTCAAACCTAATTTAATATTTTGGACCCCAAATTTAGCCAAACATGATTGTACCATGTTCCTGGTTTTTAAGCCTTCCTTCCACacagtgttattattattttttttacttctcaaTCTTTAGAAAGATTTTCAAGAGTGAACGTTATATATCGAGATTTAAATAACAGTTTCCTCCCTaaatgattcttttatttatataatcaaaTAGACTTGGTTTTAGCCACTAACACACTATGTAACAGTGTTCCCACTCCTGGAGGACTTCGGCAATACAGCCCAGCCTGAATTTAAACCCATGCCACATTTGTTTACTTTCTCCCCCCAGATGGGTCTTTGCTATCTTAAATGTGAGAATaatttgtaggttcttttctcaatacttttgtatatttgaaacttTTGCTTAAAAATTAACCTATAGCCTGCATATTTGAGTACATGGGGGTTTTCTTTTACGAATGTTAAaggattttttgcatttttttctgggaTATTTTATGATCAGTATAATTTGGGTCCCTTAAGAAGACAGGTGCAGTCGCCCAGTTGGTGGAAGAACCTGAGTTGAAATGACTAGTCTAAAAATGAATACCTAGGTTATTTAGGAACTAGTGGACCACAGCCCCAAACAAATTAGGCTATGGAATAAATATGCGTTTTAATAAATGGCATTCGTGTTGTGCTTTTTGAGGTTGACAATTCTTGCACGCATGACTTACAATTTATAAAAGGTATTACGTTTTATGTGTGTCCATTTTTGAGGGAGTCAAAGAATTTTGGGGCCTAACTCTCCAAACCTAAGAGAAGAGAACGGATCAAAATGGCCAGTTGGTGAAATTTCCACCCTCACCGCCTCTTCCAAGCTTTAGATCAAATTGCAGTAATTTTGTAGCCTGAAGGTTGAAAGACTTCTTGCCTCTTCTGCGTCCTCACGTCAGGGAGCGTGTCATGCAAGTCCCATGACTCTGAAGTGGCCTGTTCCCTTGCTTGGCCCGCTCTTATTCTTTATTCACCTCATTTCTTCCAAATACCAGTTAACTAGGAACTCAGGAATTCATTGGGAAATAAATAGAACAGTGAAGGATTGAAATTTATACTCTTGGAAACACTTTGAAATCAGTGAATTCCATCCTCCAGGAAGGCCTGCATCTGGGCTGGTGCTAAGGTCAGGGAAGTTTAGTGGCAGGTGAATACAAAGTGTCTCCACGTGGTTCTGTTTGGGCTGAGCTGCTTCCTGTTCTTTCTTGCGTAAAGGAGGCTGTTTACACCTCCCTGTTGGTGGGACGGTGGCTCTGTGCTCAGGGTGTCCTCAAGTTGTAGCCGCGTAATAGGCAGGACCTGTCTCTTTCCGTAATAACAAACCCTCTGCCTTTGCTATCTCCTTATTTAGTATTTGTACACGTTCTTGCCACCAGTTTTAAAGTCGGATCTGCACATAACTTGGACTTTTGACGAAAATATTGCAGGTTTCTCCACTTTGATTTTTCTAAGAACTAAATATAGTGTCTACTTTTGGTTCCCTGCGAGAGTGTAGAGGTTGCCAAGAGCGGAGATAGAGGACCCTTCATGAAATAATGACCTAGCTGATGCGGTGATGTAAGGATGGTGATGGATTTGTTTGTCTTTCCCTCATAGAGATGTTTGCCATTACGCTGAGGTGTCAGGACACGGCTGGGCTTACCAGGAACGGTCCTTGTTTAATATTGACATAGAACTCCCCCCAAAAGTAATTTTCCCTTTCTAAGTGGAAATTTGCCCAAACCAGagacaaatgggaccaaatttgCCATGATGTTTCTGTACGTACACCCCTTAAACATTTCTGCCCCTTTTGAAAAAATTGATCTGTCCGTGGTTACATCTTTTATGTGATTTTTCCTCCCTTATTTTGAATGGCTCAGAGGCTTCCTAGAAATTGACTGGTGTGTCTCTAATTTCTGCTGAactgattttattaaaaacactgCACCATAGGGGGTTTGACCTCCCTCCTAAAATACCAAACATGTCTGCTTTAGAAAATCACAAAGCTCTCCTCTGAAGAGCTTGTAAATCTGGTTTCAATATG
Encoded proteins:
- the BAMBI gene encoding BMP and activin membrane-bound inhibitor homolog isoform X1: MDRHSSYIFIWLQLELCAMAVLLTKGEIRCYCDAAHCVATGYMCKSELSACFSKLLDPQNTNSPLTHGCLDSLASTADVCQARQVHNHSGSAAPTLECCHEDMCNYRGLQDVLAPPKGEASGQGNRYQHDGSRNLITKVQELTSSKELWFRAAVIAVPIAGGLILVLLIMLALRMLRSESKRLQDQRQQMLSRLHYSFHGHHSKKGQVAKLDLECMVPVTGHENCCLTCDKTRQADLSHDRILSLVHWGMYSGHGKLEFV
- the BAMBI gene encoding BMP and activin membrane-bound inhibitor homolog isoform X2 produces the protein MCKSELSACFSKLLDPQNTNSPLTHGCLDSLASTADVCQARQVHNHSGSAAPTLECCHEDMCNYRGLQDVLAPPKGEASGQGNRYQHDGSRNLITKVQELTSSKELWFRAAVIAVPIAGGLILVLLIMLALRMLRSESKRLQDQRQQMLSRLHYSFHGHHSKKGQVAKLDLECMVPVTGHENCCLTCDKTRQADLSHDRILSLVHWGMYSGHGKLEFV